One window of Leptotrichia sp. oral taxon 498 genomic DNA carries:
- a CDS encoding ABC transporter ATP-binding protein, translating to MSDYILEMKNIRKEFLGGKIVANDDITLKVKKGEIHAIVGENGAGKSTLMKILNGLYAPTSGEIFYKGKKTEIISPTMAAKLGIGMVYQHFMLVDTLTVAENMVLGFEPKKDGIFFDLNKAREKVRQVSEKYGLNIDPDAKVSDLSVGIQQRIEILKVLFKGAELLVFDEPSAVLTPQEVKELYEIMKNLVKEGKTIIFISHKLQEVLDLSDNITVIRRGSDVGRLATSEATKEKIANLMVGRVVLFEVKRPEVKLGNVLVKVEHLTVKDKKGGKDGIEKVSDVSFEIREGEVLGIAGVQGNGQTELIEALAGLVKIDDGKYSIGNKSLENQTPKEIKNSGFAHIPEDRHKRAAIDNFTMEENMALGLQDEYSKGFLMNYGEIEAKTKKYIEKYDIRPNNGKIKFGGLSGGNQQKVVVARELERENKFIIAAQPTRGVDIGAIEMIHNTILQEKTKKKAILVVSAELSEIMALSDRIAVMYSGKIVGILNRSEATAEKIGILMAGGKLNDEK from the coding sequence ATGAGTGATTATATTTTGGAAATGAAAAATATTCGAAAGGAATTTTTGGGTGGAAAAATTGTTGCAAATGATGACATTACCTTGAAGGTTAAAAAAGGGGAAATTCACGCAATAGTTGGAGAAAACGGAGCTGGAAAGTCAACACTTATGAAAATATTAAATGGGCTTTATGCACCGACTTCAGGTGAGATTTTTTACAAAGGGAAAAAAACTGAAATAATTAGTCCAACAATGGCAGCAAAACTTGGAATTGGAATGGTTTATCAGCATTTTATGCTAGTTGACACTTTAACGGTTGCAGAAAATATGGTGCTTGGATTTGAGCCAAAAAAAGACGGAATATTTTTTGACTTGAATAAAGCTAGGGAAAAAGTTCGGCAAGTTTCTGAAAAATATGGTTTAAATATTGATCCTGACGCAAAAGTTTCAGATTTATCGGTTGGAATTCAACAGAGAATAGAAATTTTGAAAGTTTTGTTTAAAGGAGCAGAACTTCTAGTATTTGATGAGCCAAGTGCCGTACTTACGCCGCAAGAAGTAAAAGAGCTTTATGAAATTATGAAAAATTTGGTAAAAGAAGGAAAAACTATAATCTTTATTTCGCATAAATTGCAGGAAGTGCTGGATTTGTCGGATAATATCACGGTTATCAGAAGAGGAAGCGATGTTGGAAGACTTGCAACAAGTGAAGCAACTAAAGAAAAAATTGCAAATCTTATGGTTGGAAGAGTCGTTTTGTTTGAAGTAAAGCGTCCTGAAGTAAAACTTGGGAATGTGCTTGTAAAAGTTGAACATTTAACTGTAAAAGATAAAAAGGGCGGAAAAGATGGAATTGAAAAAGTCAGCGATGTTTCTTTTGAAATAAGGGAAGGAGAAGTTCTAGGAATTGCAGGAGTTCAAGGAAATGGACAAACTGAGTTAATTGAAGCTCTGGCTGGGCTTGTAAAGATTGATGATGGAAAATATTCGATAGGAAATAAGAGTTTGGAAAATCAGACACCAAAGGAAATTAAAAACTCGGGATTTGCACATATCCCAGAAGACAGACATAAAAGAGCCGCAATTGACAATTTTACCATGGAAGAAAATATGGCGCTTGGACTTCAAGATGAATATTCAAAAGGGTTTTTGATGAATTATGGAGAAATTGAAGCTAAAACTAAAAAATATATTGAAAAATATGATATTCGTCCGAATAATGGGAAAATTAAATTTGGCGGACTTTCTGGAGGAAATCAGCAAAAAGTTGTAGTTGCACGGGAATTAGAGCGGGAAAATAAGTTTATAATTGCGGCACAGCCAACCCGAGGAGTCGATATTGGTGCGATTGAAATGATACACAACACGATTTTGCAGGAAAAAACTAAAAAGAAAGCAATCTTGGTTGTTTCAGCTGAATTATCGGAAATAATGGCATTAAGCGATAGAATTGCAGTTATGTATTCAGGAAAAATTGTAGGAATTTTGAACAGAAGTGAAGCAACAGCGGAAAAAATTGGGATATTAATGGCAGGAGGGAAATTAAATGATGAAAAGTAA
- a CDS encoding ABC transporter permease produces MMKSNEIKSKIIDFIPTIVSVFIALIIGGIIMISKGLNPFVAYFDMVKAAFYQSSPRSPFFSGLAKTLFIATPLIFSALSAMVAFRAGLFNIGMQGQMIAGGLTAAFWAVAFKNQFLGNVVIVIIVAMVAGFIWAGIAGFLKSRFGVNEVISTIMLNYIIVEIQNFLINGPLKDPLSQIPQTVKVVKNARLPLLFAKVTKQNLNFGFILAILLIIALYCFFKYSKKGYEIKAVGQSETVAENAGINPKKIMFLAMGIAGICAGLGGAERVLGGASQYAYTELIMGDYGFTGLAVALLGKNNPFGILVAGIFYAALEVGGQMLQQRYQVDKDIVYIIQALIIIFVASENLFKFFIKKKKK; encoded by the coding sequence ATGATGAAAAGTAATGAGATAAAATCAAAAATAATAGATTTTATTCCAACAATAGTTTCAGTTTTTATTGCTCTAATTATCGGTGGAATAATAATGATTTCAAAAGGATTAAATCCATTTGTGGCATATTTTGATATGGTAAAGGCAGCTTTTTATCAGAGTTCACCTCGTTCACCATTTTTTAGTGGACTTGCCAAAACTTTATTTATAGCGACACCGCTTATTTTTTCGGCACTGTCGGCAATGGTAGCTTTTCGTGCAGGGCTTTTTAACATAGGAATGCAAGGGCAAATGATTGCTGGAGGACTGACTGCAGCATTTTGGGCTGTTGCGTTTAAAAATCAGTTTTTGGGAAATGTTGTAATTGTAATAATTGTTGCGATGGTTGCAGGATTTATTTGGGCGGGGATCGCAGGGTTTTTAAAATCTAGATTTGGCGTAAATGAAGTAATTAGTACAATAATGTTAAATTATATAATTGTTGAAATTCAGAATTTTTTGATAAATGGACCGTTAAAAGATCCGTTATCACAGATTCCTCAAACTGTAAAAGTTGTGAAAAATGCAAGACTTCCACTGCTTTTTGCAAAAGTTACAAAACAAAATTTAAATTTTGGATTTATCTTGGCAATCTTATTAATTATCGCACTTTACTGCTTTTTCAAATATTCGAAAAAAGGTTATGAGATAAAAGCTGTTGGACAAAGTGAAACAGTCGCTGAAAATGCTGGAATTAATCCAAAGAAGATAATGTTTTTAGCAATGGGAATTGCAGGAATTTGTGCTGGACTTGGTGGTGCGGAAAGAGTTTTAGGTGGAGCATCCCAGTATGCCTATACAGAGTTAATTATGGGAGACTACGGTTTTACTGGACTTGCGGTGGCTTTACTTGGAAAAAATAATCCTTTTGGAATTTTAGTTGCGGGAATTTTTTATGCGGCGCTTGAAGTTGGTGGACAGATGTTGCAGCAAAGATATCAAGTTGATAAGGACATTGTATATATAATTCAAGCATTAATTATTATATTTGTAGCATCAGAAAATTTATTTAAGTTTTTTATAAAAAAAAAGAAAAAGTAA